Below is a window of Rhizobium jaguaris DNA.
CGATCACAATAGCCGTCCTGACCTTGCCGGTCGGGTTGGTCATCGGTTTTCTGGTGGCGCTGGCGCAGCAATCGGAAGAGAACTCCCTACGGCTTGCGGCCGGCGTGTTCACCACCATCTTTCGCGGCCTACCGGAGCTCCTGACCCTATTCATCATCTATTACGGCATACAGATCCTGCTGCAGACAGCCCTTGCCTATGTGGGCTATACCGGACAGGTCGAGATCAATGCCTTTGTCGCCGGCATGGTCGCCCTCTCGATCGTATTTTCCGCCTATTGTTCGGAAGTTTTGCTGTCAGCCTTCAGGGCGATCCCGAAGGGGCAATATGAAGCGGGCGATGCTCTTGGTTTTCACCGCGCCCGCACCATGCGCCTGATTATCCTGCCCCAGTTAATCCGCATTTCGCTCCCCAATCTCGGGAATCTCTGGATGAACCTGTTAAAGGACACGTCCTACGTTTCCGTCATCGGGCTTGCCGATATCATCCGCCA
It encodes the following:
- a CDS encoding ABC transporter permease — its product is MGGLFSAIGSFWVWLETVFDPLCGPVGLFTLFAQNTVMACGDTGWGDEIAGGLKITITIAVLTLPVGLVIGFLVALAQQSEENSLRLAAGVFTTIFRGLPELLTLFIIYYGIQILLQTALAYVGYTGQVEINAFVAGMVALSIVFSAYCSEVLLSAFRAIPKGQYEAGDALGFHRARTMRLIILPQLIRISLPNLGNLWMNLLKDTSYVSVIGLADIIRQTGLAVRATKDPFRFYLVACALYLVLAIISSAGLSYLDRWAKRAEFRR